One window from the genome of Deinococcota bacterium encodes:
- a CDS encoding electron transfer flavoprotein subunit beta/FixA family protein, which yields IIKQVPDAEARIRASADGVDLDGVSFVIDGMDEYGVEEALRLREGGEDAEIVVLALGPKRFEESIRTALAMGADRAVHVETDAVIDPIAQAEALAKVIAEEGADLVFVGGKQADWDSSALGPAVAEALGWPHSDWTTRLELTGGALEVVHDSDEGSETLSLPLPAVVTTQQGLNDPRYPTLPNIMKAKRKEMKKLGLDELGGATAKTHILKEEVQTRNRLNKVLTGDPAEAGAELARLLRDEAKVI from the coding sequence ATCATCAAACAAGTTCCCGACGCCGAGGCGCGCATCCGCGCCTCCGCGGACGGCGTCGATCTGGACGGGGTCAGCTTCGTCATCGACGGCATGGACGAGTACGGCGTCGAGGAGGCCCTGCGCCTCCGCGAGGGCGGAGAGGACGCCGAGATCGTCGTCCTGGCGCTCGGCCCCAAGCGCTTCGAGGAGTCGATCCGCACCGCCCTGGCGATGGGCGCCGACCGCGCCGTGCACGTAGAGACCGACGCGGTCATCGACCCCATCGCCCAGGCCGAGGCGCTCGCCAAGGTCATCGCCGAGGAGGGGGCCGACCTCGTCTTCGTGGGCGGCAAGCAGGCCGACTGGGACTCCTCGGCCCTGGGGCCGGCGGTAGCCGAGGCCCTGGGCTGGCCGCACAGCGACTGGACGACGCGGCTCGAGCTTACCGGCGGCGCCCTCGAGGTCGTCCACGACTCCGATGAGGGTTCGGAGACGCTCAGCCTGCCCCTGCCCGCGGTGGTCACCACCCAGCAGGGCTTGAACGACCCGCGCTACCCGACCCTGCCCAACATCATGAAGGCCAAGCGCAAGGAGATGAAGAAGCTGGGCCTGGACGAGCTGGGCGGCGCCACAGCCAAGACCCATATCCTCAAGGAGGAGGTCCAGACGCGAAACCGCCTCAACAAGGTCCTGACGGGCGACCCGGCCGAAGCAGGAGCCGAGCTCGCCCGGCTCCTGCGCGACGAGGCGAAGGTCATTTAG
- a CDS encoding type II toxin-antitoxin system HicA family toxin codes for MSTGRSRRSLRRRVAERLTRCDWSEFLALAEAYGFELKIGKGSRRKLIHDSGVVVSVHEPHPRKRPVHPEAAKALLRATADLEENHEDQP; via the coding sequence ATGAGCACCGGCAGATCACGGCGCAGTTTGCGGCGGCGCGTCGCGGAGCGCCTCACGCGGTGTGATTGGTCTGAGTTTCTGGCTTTGGCGGAGGCATATGGCTTCGAGCTGAAGATCGGCAAGGGTAGTCGCCGTAAACTGATTCACGACAGTGGCGTCGTCGTGAGCGTGCATGAGCCGCATCCTCGGAAGCGGCCCGTCCACCCCGAAGCCGCAAAGGCACTGTTGCGCGCGACCGCCGACCTGGAGGAAAATCATGAAGATCAACCTTGA
- the ileS gene encoding isoleucine--tRNA ligase, with protein MVFRWFVVFAEVTMLDKGLDKDKAAKTAAMFDEVKAAVSFPELEAGVIRFWRDNDIFRKSLAKEATAGDYIFYEGPPTANGRPGVHHVISRAFKDLFPRYKTMRGYRVGRKGGWDTHGLPVEIEVEKKLGFKGKGDIEAYGIAEFNKLAKASAFEYIQEWNQMTERIGFWLDLEKPYITYENGYIESCWWVMKSLYDRDLLFEDYKVTMHCPRCNTSLADHEVSQGYQDDVSDPSVWPKFSARRESLLEKGLVEGGETRPVYVLAWTTTPWTLPANTALAVKGDADYSLVEAPRSHGKEEKDLYILASDLAENVFAEDGYAVLKTFKGADLIGLSYDPVLAGRVPASEDLNTGFRVIADDFVSLGDGTGVVHIAPAYGDLEVGRAHGLPTLFSVDLTGRVYAEVKVPGDTSESGPYSGVFFKEADGAIARDLMARGLLYRESRIKHTYPFCWRCGTPLLFYAKSAWYIRTTAVKDKLLANNQAVHWYPEHVRDGRFGRWLENNVDWSLSRERYWGAPLPIWVSEDGQERICVGSVKELSELSGQDLSALELHRPYVDEVTFERGGKRFRRLPYTVDVWFESGAMPYAQWHYPFENEAALAKNFPADFICEAVDQTRGWFYSLHALATLLTDSGDNAGARQPGVLAERGVAADSPAFKNVIVLGHITDEKGEKMSKSKGNTVDPWTVLDAQGADALRWYLYASSPPGATKRFSQGLVDETLRDFFLTLWNSYAFFVLYANLDRPELRRGVAVAERPEIDRWLAAKLSNLIMTVTASLDGYDPTSASRSVRDFVVEDLSNWYVRRNRRRFWKSESDSDKLAAYTTLYEALVTVAKLIAPMAPFVAEVLYRNLVVRIDPDAPESVHLASWPAADPALVDENLLRDMNALQRVVELGRGARAAASMKTRQPLPEVLVRVRSADELEGLKRLEDQLKEELNVKRVSYLDVTADFVDYSVKPNLPLVGKRLGRLIPELKRALAEVDGREIARNIRSGRETVLTLGGEPYTFEPEAFLIDAKSPEGYAALEERGYLAALSTQLSPELVQEGLARDVIRLVQNARKNASLEVSDTIHLGLETSGELLEALRAHLSTVKNEVLAEEVGFDGLEDALHEERAELEGTAITISLKKAPGSAAASA; from the coding sequence ATGGTTTTTCGGTGGTTCGTGGTCTTCGCGGAGGTGACCATGCTGGATAAAGGGCTGGATAAAGACAAGGCGGCAAAAACCGCAGCGATGTTCGACGAGGTCAAGGCGGCGGTGAGCTTTCCCGAGCTCGAGGCCGGGGTCATCCGGTTCTGGCGCGACAACGACATCTTTCGCAAGTCGCTCGCCAAGGAAGCGACGGCGGGCGACTACATCTTCTACGAAGGACCGCCCACGGCCAACGGCAGGCCGGGCGTCCACCACGTGATTTCTCGCGCCTTTAAGGACCTCTTTCCAAGGTATAAGACGATGCGGGGCTATAGGGTCGGGCGCAAGGGCGGCTGGGACACGCACGGCCTGCCGGTCGAAATCGAAGTCGAGAAGAAGCTCGGCTTTAAGGGCAAAGGAGACATCGAGGCCTACGGCATCGCCGAGTTTAATAAGCTCGCCAAGGCCTCGGCCTTTGAGTACATCCAGGAGTGGAACCAGATGACCGAGCGCATCGGCTTCTGGCTCGACTTAGAGAAACCTTATATCACCTATGAAAACGGCTACATCGAGTCCTGCTGGTGGGTGATGAAGTCGCTTTACGACCGGGACCTCCTCTTTGAGGACTACAAGGTGACCATGCACTGCCCGCGCTGCAACACCAGCCTGGCCGACCACGAGGTCTCGCAGGGTTACCAGGACGACGTCAGCGACCCCTCGGTCTGGCCCAAGTTCTCGGCGCGGCGCGAGAGCCTGCTCGAGAAAGGGCTGGTGGAGGGGGGCGAGACGCGGCCTGTCTACGTGCTCGCCTGGACGACGACACCCTGGACGCTCCCCGCCAACACCGCCCTGGCCGTCAAGGGTGACGCCGACTACAGCCTGGTAGAGGCCCCGAGGAGCCACGGCAAAGAGGAGAAGGACCTGTATATCCTCGCCTCCGACCTCGCCGAGAACGTCTTCGCTGAGGACGGCTACGCGGTGCTCAAGACGTTTAAGGGAGCAGACTTGATCGGCCTGAGCTACGATCCGGTCTTGGCGGGCCGCGTTCCCGCCAGCGAGGACCTGAACACGGGCTTTCGGGTTATCGCCGACGACTTCGTCAGCTTGGGCGACGGCACCGGCGTGGTGCACATCGCGCCCGCCTACGGCGACCTGGAGGTCGGCCGCGCCCACGGCCTGCCCACGCTCTTTTCCGTGGACCTGACGGGCAGGGTCTACGCCGAGGTGAAGGTGCCTGGCGATACCTCCGAGAGCGGCCCCTACAGCGGCGTCTTCTTTAAAGAAGCCGACGGAGCCATCGCCAGGGACCTCATGGCCAGAGGCCTCCTCTACCGCGAGAGCAGGATAAAGCACACTTACCCCTTCTGCTGGCGCTGCGGCACGCCGCTGCTCTTTTACGCCAAGAGCGCCTGGTACATCCGCACCACCGCCGTCAAGGACAAGCTCCTAGCAAACAACCAGGCCGTCCACTGGTATCCCGAGCACGTCAGGGACGGCCGCTTCGGACGCTGGCTCGAGAACAACGTGGACTGGTCCTTGTCGCGCGAGCGCTACTGGGGTGCGCCGCTGCCCATCTGGGTGAGCGAGGACGGCCAGGAGCGGATCTGCGTGGGCAGCGTGAAGGAGCTTTCGGAACTCAGCGGCCAGGACCTCTCGGCACTCGAGCTGCACCGGCCTTACGTCGACGAGGTCACCTTCGAGCGGGGCGGCAAAAGGTTCAGGCGTCTGCCCTACACCGTCGACGTGTGGTTCGAGTCGGGGGCCATGCCCTACGCGCAGTGGCACTACCCCTTTGAAAACGAGGCCGCCCTGGCGAAGAACTTCCCCGCCGACTTCATCTGCGAGGCCGTCGACCAGACGCGCGGCTGGTTCTACTCCTTGCACGCGCTGGCCACGCTGCTTACCGATAGCGGCGATAACGCGGGTGCGCGCCAGCCGGGGGTCTTGGCCGAAAGGGGCGTCGCCGCGGACAGCCCGGCCTTTAAAAACGTGATCGTGCTCGGCCATATCACCGACGAAAAGGGCGAGAAGATGAGCAAGTCCAAGGGCAACACCGTCGACCCCTGGACGGTCCTGGACGCCCAGGGCGCCGACGCGCTCAGGTGGTACCTCTACGCCTCGAGCCCGCCCGGCGCCACCAAGCGCTTTTCGCAGGGCCTCGTCGACGAGACCCTGCGCGACTTCTTCCTGACGCTGTGGAACTCCTACGCCTTCTTCGTGCTCTACGCCAACCTGGACAGGCCTGAGCTGAGGCGTGGCGTTGCGGTCGCCGAGCGGCCCGAGATTGATCGCTGGTTGGCGGCCAAACTCAGCAACTTGATCATGACGGTCACCGCCAGCCTGGATGGCTACGACCCCACCAGCGCCAGCCGGAGCGTGCGCGACTTCGTGGTGGAGGACCTGTCGAACTGGTACGTGAGGCGCAACCGCCGCCGCTTCTGGAAGTCAGAGAGCGACAGCGACAAGCTCGCCGCCTACACCACCCTCTACGAGGCGCTGGTGACAGTCGCCAAACTCATCGCGCCGATGGCACCCTTCGTCGCCGAGGTCCTCTACCGCAACCTGGTAGTGAGGATCGACCCGGACGCGCCCGAGTCGGTACACCTGGCAAGCTGGCCCGCGGCGGACCCGGCGCTCGTCGATGAAAACCTGCTGCGCGACATGAACGCCTTGCAGAGGGTGGTCGAACTGGGCCGCGGCGCGCGGGCGGCGGCGAGCATGAAGACGCGTCAGCCGCTCCCCGAAGTGCTGGTGCGGGTGCGCTCGGCGGACGAGCTGGAGGGCTTGAAGCGGCTCGAGGACCAGCTCAAGGAGGAGCTCAACGTCAAGAGGGTCAGCTATCTAGACGTCACGGCGGACTTCGTCGACTACAGCGTCAAGCCGAACCTGCCACTCGTGGGCAAGCGCCTCGGCAGGCTCATCCCCGAGCTCAAGCGAGCGCTCGCCGAGGTCGACGGCAGAGAGATCGCCCGCAACATCCGCAGCGGTAGGGAGACGGTGCTTACTCTCGGCGGCGAGCCCTATACCTTCGAGCCGGAGGCCTTTCTGATCGACGCCAAGAGCCCGGAGGGCTATGCGGCCTTGGAGGAGCGCGGCTACTTGGCGGCCTTGAGTACCCAACTCAGCCCGGAACTCGTGCAGGAGGGGCTGGCGCGCGACGTGATCCGCCTGGTGCAGAACGCCCGCAAGAACGCTTCGCTCGAGGTCTCCGACACCATTCACCTGGGGCTGGAAACGTCGGGGGAGCTTTTGGAGGCGCTAAGGGCGCACCTGAGCACTGTCAAGAACGAGGTGCTGGCCGAGGAGGTCGGCTTTGACGGGCTCGAGGACGCGCTCCATGAGGAGCGGGCGGAGCTCGAGGGGACGGCCATCACCATCAGCCTCAAAAAGGCGCCAGGAAGCGCGGCGGCCTCGGCTTGA
- a CDS encoding phosphoglycerate kinase: MSLRTLDSLEFSGKRALVRVDFNVPLGDGAVADDSRIRAALPTIARLLERGATVVLMSHLGRPKGPEDKYRLGPVAERLSQLLNREVRYQAGDGPASREAGKFVEEAPRGSVTLLENLRFDPRETNNDPELCRILAGYAAVYVNDAFGAAHRAHASTEGIAQFLPSAAGLLLERELAVLGRLLKNPDKPFKVILGGAKVSDKIGVIENLLAVVDEILIGGAMAYTFFKAQGFEVGRSLVEDDKLELARDLLEQADSRGVVMRLPEDSVCAAEIGAGVETSVHPSDAIPAALMGLDAGPEAVRGYQDALKDARTVFWNGPLGVFEVPPFDRGTRAIAETVASLAAYKVVGGGDSVAAVNAVGVQDRIDHISTGGGASLEFLEGKTLPGVAALSR, encoded by the coding sequence ATGAGCCTGCGAACCCTCGACAGTCTGGAGTTTAGCGGCAAACGCGCCCTGGTGCGCGTGGACTTCAACGTTCCCCTGGGGGACGGTGCGGTCGCCGACGACAGCCGCATCCGGGCGGCCTTGCCGACGATAGCGAGGCTGCTCGAGCGGGGCGCCACCGTCGTGTTGATGAGCCACTTGGGCCGGCCCAAAGGGCCCGAGGACAAGTACCGCTTGGGACCCGTAGCCGAGCGCCTGAGCCAACTCTTGAACCGCGAGGTCCGCTACCAGGCCGGCGACGGCCCCGCCAGCCGGGAGGCGGGAAAGTTCGTCGAGGAGGCACCCCGGGGCAGCGTGACCCTGCTGGAAAACCTCCGCTTCGACCCGCGCGAGACCAACAACGACCCCGAACTGTGCCGCATCCTGGCGGGTTACGCCGCTGTCTACGTAAACGACGCCTTTGGCGCCGCGCACCGGGCGCACGCCAGCACCGAAGGGATAGCCCAGTTCCTGCCCAGCGCGGCGGGGCTCTTGCTCGAGCGCGAGCTCGCGGTTCTGGGCAGGCTGCTAAAGAACCCCGACAAGCCCTTCAAGGTGATCCTGGGTGGCGCCAAGGTCTCGGACAAGATCGGCGTGATAGAGAACCTGCTGGCGGTGGTCGACGAGATCCTGATCGGCGGGGCGATGGCCTACACCTTCTTCAAAGCCCAGGGCTTTGAAGTCGGCAGGTCGCTGGTCGAGGACGACAAGCTGGAGCTGGCTCGAGACCTGCTCGAGCAGGCTGACAGCAGGGGCGTGGTGATGCGCCTGCCTGAGGACTCGGTCTGCGCGGCGGAGATCGGCGCAGGGGTCGAGACCAGCGTTCATCCTTCGGATGCCATTCCCGCAGCGCTCATGGGCCTCGACGCCGGGCCGGAGGCGGTCAGGGGCTACCAGGACGCCCTCAAAGACGCCAGGACGGTCTTCTGGAACGGACCCCTGGGCGTTTTCGAAGTGCCGCCCTTCGACCGGGGAACGCGCGCCATCGCCGAGACCGTCGCCTCGCTGGCGGCTTACAAGGTGGTGGGCGGCGGCGACTCGGTGGCGGCGGTCAACGCCGTGGGCGTACAGGACAGGATCGACCACATCTCGACGGGCGGCGGCGCCTCGCTCGAGTTCTTGGAGGGCAAGACGCTGCCCGGCGTCGCCGCCCTCTCACGCTAA
- a CDS encoding electron transfer flavoprotein subunit alpha/FixB family protein, with amino-acid sequence MILFVAEHANGKLKKSAFELATVAKELSGSMGMEAAGLVIGADAQALAGELGGVVDTVYLAQDGALEDFRAEAWTTVVAEVAREKGAQVVLVSASRAGLSFGPRLALRLGAPLLENVSRVAAEGGKLSGRRFSYLARVTETVEAEGLPVVVSVTPNVYPPAAAGAGGTVQEVRVQLADSDTRVKVGEKKAASTGRVALEEADVVITGGRGLGSPEAFDTLVEPLADALSAGIGATRAVVDAGWRPYAEQVGQTGKTVAPTLYIALGVSGAVQHLSGMNRSKVVVAVNKDADAPIFKVADYSVVGDVNAVVPALQEALRDKG; translated from the coding sequence ATGATTCTATTCGTTGCAGAACACGCGAACGGCAAGCTCAAGAAGAGCGCCTTTGAACTGGCCACCGTCGCCAAGGAGCTCTCCGGGAGCATGGGCATGGAGGCTGCCGGTCTGGTCATCGGCGCGGACGCGCAGGCTCTCGCGGGAGAGCTCGGCGGCGTGGTGGACACGGTCTATCTCGCGCAGGACGGGGCGCTCGAGGACTTTCGCGCCGAGGCCTGGACGACGGTGGTCGCCGAGGTCGCCAGGGAGAAGGGCGCGCAGGTCGTTCTGGTGAGCGCCTCGAGAGCGGGCCTCTCCTTTGGGCCGCGCCTGGCCTTGCGCTTGGGCGCGCCGCTGCTCGAGAACGTCAGCAGGGTCGCCGCGGAAGGGGGCAAGCTGAGCGGCAGGCGCTTCAGCTATCTCGCCCGCGTCACCGAGACGGTCGAGGCGGAGGGCCTCCCCGTCGTCGTGAGCGTCACCCCCAACGTCTACCCGCCGGCCGCGGCGGGCGCGGGCGGCACGGTCCAAGAGGTAAGGGTGCAGCTTGCCGACAGCGACACTCGCGTCAAGGTGGGCGAGAAGAAGGCGGCGAGCACCGGCCGGGTGGCGCTCGAGGAGGCCGATGTGGTTATCACCGGTGGGCGCGGCCTGGGTTCTCCCGAGGCCTTCGACACGCTCGTCGAGCCCCTGGCCGATGCGCTCTCGGCCGGCATCGGCGCCACCCGCGCGGTGGTCGATGCGGGCTGGCGGCCCTACGCCGAGCAGGTCGGCCAGACCGGCAAGACCGTCGCGCCCACGCTCTACATCGCGCTCGGCGTCTCCGGCGCGGTGCAGCACCTCTCGGGCATGAACCGCTCCAAGGTCGTCGTCGCCGTCAACAAGGACGCCGACGCGCCCATCTTCAAAGTGGCCGACTACAGCGTGGTCGGCGACGTGAACGCGGTGGTGCCGGCCTTGCAGGAGGCGCTGCGAGACAAGGGCTAA
- the gap gene encoding type I glyceraldehyde-3-phosphate dehydrogenase produces MKVGINGFGRIGRQVFRILHERGIHVAAINDLTDIATNAHLLKYDSSYGKFKGEIEAGEDALIVDGKRVSVLSEKDPAALPWGDLGVDVVIESTGIFTKREGAAKHLTAGAKKVVISAPSGDPDFDIMLGVNEEQYDAARHDVLSNASCTTNSLAAVMKVLDETFGVEQSMMTTIHSYTNDQRILDLVHSDLRRARAAAVNIIPTTTGAAKAVGRVLPQFKDNFDGVAVRVPTPTGSLSDITAILRREVSAEEVNAALREAADGPLRGIVEYSDEELVSSDIVGNPHSAIIDSLMTKAMGKMVKIFSWYDNEWGYANRLADVVELVGKKL; encoded by the coding sequence ATGAAAGTCGGCATCAACGGGTTTGGCCGCATCGGCCGTCAGGTCTTTCGCATCCTGCACGAGCGTGGCATCCATGTCGCCGCCATCAACGACCTCACCGACATCGCGACCAACGCCCACCTGCTCAAGTACGACTCGAGCTACGGCAAGTTCAAGGGCGAGATCGAAGCGGGCGAAGACGCCCTCATCGTCGACGGCAAGCGCGTTTCCGTCCTCAGCGAAAAGGATCCCGCCGCGCTGCCTTGGGGCGACCTCGGCGTGGACGTGGTCATCGAGTCCACCGGCATCTTCACCAAGCGCGAGGGCGCCGCCAAGCACCTGACGGCCGGCGCCAAGAAGGTGGTCATCTCCGCGCCGTCGGGAGACCCCGACTTCGACATCATGCTGGGCGTCAACGAGGAGCAGTACGACGCCGCAAGGCACGACGTGCTCTCCAACGCCTCATGCACGACCAACTCGCTGGCCGCGGTGATGAAGGTTTTGGACGAGACCTTTGGCGTCGAGCAGTCGATGATGACCACCATCCACTCCTACACCAACGACCAGCGCATTTTAGACCTCGTCCATAGCGACCTGAGAAGGGCGCGGGCGGCGGCGGTCAACATCATCCCCACCACCACGGGCGCGGCCAAGGCCGTAGGCCGGGTCCTGCCGCAGTTCAAGGACAACTTCGACGGCGTCGCCGTGCGCGTGCCCACGCCGACGGGCTCGCTTTCGGACATCACCGCCATCTTAAGGCGCGAGGTCAGCGCCGAAGAGGTCAACGCCGCGCTCAGGGAGGCGGCCGACGGCCCCCTCCGGGGCATCGTCGAGTACAGCGACGAGGAGCTGGTGTCTTCCGACATCGTCGGCAACCCGCACTCGGCCATCATCGACTCGCTGATGACCAAAGCGATGGGCAAGATGGTCAAGATCTTCTCCTGGTACGACAACGAGTGGGGCTACGCCAACAGGCTGGCCGACGTGGTCGAACTGGTCGGCAAGAAGCTCTAA